A part of Hippopotamus amphibius kiboko isolate mHipAmp2 chromosome 16, mHipAmp2.hap2, whole genome shotgun sequence genomic DNA contains:
- the CENPN gene encoding centromere protein N isoform X1 produces MRREPACDVGRAKEMDETVAEFFRRTILKIPMTEMMTILKTWNFLSENQLQTINFRQRKEPLVQDLVLLCEENRASLNDAALLDIIYTQFHRHQKIWDVFQLSKEPGEEIDLFDMEQFKSSFKKILQRALKNVTVSFRDAEENAVWIRIAWGTQYRKPNQYKPAYVVYYSQTPYVFASSSQLKSNLPLLGQALTIASKHHQIVKMDLRSRYLDSLKAIVFKQYNQTFETHNSTTPLQDRSLGLDINMDSRIIHENKMEKERVQRVTQEIFGDYPQPRLEFAQYKLETKFKSDLNGGILAEREEPLRCLVKFSSPHLLEALKSLAPAGIADAPLSPLLTCIPDKGMNYFKIRDK; encoded by the exons ATGAGGAGAGAGCCGGCCTGCGATGTGGGACG tGCCAAAGAGATGGATGAAACTGTTGCTGAGTTTTTCAGGAGGACCATCTTGAAAATCCCAATGACTGAAATGATGACAATCCTAAAAACCTGGAATTTTTTGTCTGAAAATCAGCTGCAGACTATAAACTTTCGGCAAAGGAAGGAACCTCTTGTTCAGGACTTGGTTCTGCTTTGTGAG GAGAACCGTGCAAGTCTCAATGACGCAGCCCTTTTAGACATCATCT aTACTCAGTTTCATCGGCATCAGAAAATTTGGGATGTTTTTCAGCTGAGTAAAGAACCAG GTGAAGAAATTGACCTTTTTGATATGGAACAATTCAAAAGTTCATTCAAGAAAATTCTTCAGAgagcattaaaaaat gtgaCAGTCAGCTTCAGAGACGCCGAGGAGAATGCAGTATGGATTCGAATTGCCTGGGGAACACAGTATAGAAAGCCAAACCAGTACAAACCTGCTTACGTGGTGTATTATTCCCAAACTCCATATGTCTTCGCTTCTTCCTCCCAACTGAAGAGCAATCTACCCCTCCTGGGTCAG GCACTGACAATTGCTAGCAAACACCATCAGATTGTGAAAATGGACCTCAGAAGCCGGTATCTGGACTCTCTTAAGGCTATTGTTTTTAAACAGTATAATCAG acCTTTGAAACTCACAACTCTACTACACCTCTACAAGACAGAAGCCTTGGGCTAGATATAAATA TGGATTCAAGGATCATTcatgaaaacaaaatggaaaaagagagagTCCAGAGAGTGACTCAAGAAATTTTTGGAGACTACCCTCAACCAAGACTAGAATTTGCACAGTATAAG CTCGAAACGAAATTCAAGAGTGACTTAAATGGGGGCATCCTGGCTGAGAGAGAAGAACCCCTCCGGTGCCTGGTAAAGTTCTCTAGCCCCCATCTTCTGGAAGCACTGAAATCCTTAGCACCAGCCG gtatTGCAGACGCACCACTTTCTCCATTGCTCACTTGCATACCCGATAAgggaatgaattattttaaaattagagataAATAA
- the CENPN gene encoding centromere protein N isoform X2, which produces MRREPACDVGRAKEMDETVAEFFRRTILKIPMTEMMTILKTWNFLSENQLQTINFRQRKEPLVQDLVLLCEENRASLNDAALLDIIYTQFHRHQKIWDVFQLSKEPGEEIDLFDMEQFKSSFKKILQRALKNVTVSFRDAEENAVWIRIAWGTQYRKPNQYKPAYVVYYSQTPYVFASSSQLKSNLPLLGQTFETHNSTTPLQDRSLGLDINMDSRIIHENKMEKERVQRVTQEIFGDYPQPRLEFAQYKLETKFKSDLNGGILAEREEPLRCLVKFSSPHLLEALKSLAPAGIADAPLSPLLTCIPDKGMNYFKIRDK; this is translated from the exons ATGAGGAGAGAGCCGGCCTGCGATGTGGGACG tGCCAAAGAGATGGATGAAACTGTTGCTGAGTTTTTCAGGAGGACCATCTTGAAAATCCCAATGACTGAAATGATGACAATCCTAAAAACCTGGAATTTTTTGTCTGAAAATCAGCTGCAGACTATAAACTTTCGGCAAAGGAAGGAACCTCTTGTTCAGGACTTGGTTCTGCTTTGTGAG GAGAACCGTGCAAGTCTCAATGACGCAGCCCTTTTAGACATCATCT aTACTCAGTTTCATCGGCATCAGAAAATTTGGGATGTTTTTCAGCTGAGTAAAGAACCAG GTGAAGAAATTGACCTTTTTGATATGGAACAATTCAAAAGTTCATTCAAGAAAATTCTTCAGAgagcattaaaaaat gtgaCAGTCAGCTTCAGAGACGCCGAGGAGAATGCAGTATGGATTCGAATTGCCTGGGGAACACAGTATAGAAAGCCAAACCAGTACAAACCTGCTTACGTGGTGTATTATTCCCAAACTCCATATGTCTTCGCTTCTTCCTCCCAACTGAAGAGCAATCTACCCCTCCTGGGTCAG acCTTTGAAACTCACAACTCTACTACACCTCTACAAGACAGAAGCCTTGGGCTAGATATAAATA TGGATTCAAGGATCATTcatgaaaacaaaatggaaaaagagagagTCCAGAGAGTGACTCAAGAAATTTTTGGAGACTACCCTCAACCAAGACTAGAATTTGCACAGTATAAG CTCGAAACGAAATTCAAGAGTGACTTAAATGGGGGCATCCTGGCTGAGAGAGAAGAACCCCTCCGGTGCCTGGTAAAGTTCTCTAGCCCCCATCTTCTGGAAGCACTGAAATCCTTAGCACCAGCCG gtatTGCAGACGCACCACTTTCTCCATTGCTCACTTGCATACCCGATAAgggaatgaattattttaaaattagagataAATAA